From Pongo pygmaeus isolate AG05252 chromosome 1, NHGRI_mPonPyg2-v2.0_pri, whole genome shotgun sequence, one genomic window encodes:
- the SCNN1D gene encoding amiloride-sensitive sodium channel subunit delta isoform X4 has product MAEHRSMDGRTEAATRGGSHLQAAPQTPPRPGPPSAPPLPPKEGHQEGLVELPASFQELLTFFCTNATIHGAIRLVCSRGNRLKTTSWGLLSLGALVALCWQLGLLFERHWHRPVLMAVSVHSERKLLPLVTLCDGNPRRPSPVLRHLELLDEFARENIDSLYNVNFSKGRATLSAAVPRHEPRFHLDREIRLQRLSHSGSRVRVGFRLCNSTGGDCFYRSYASGVAAIQDWYHLHYVDILALLPAVWEDSHGSQDGRFVLSCSYDGMDCQTRQFRTFHHPTYGSCYTVDGVWTAQRPGITHGECQPRPVREQGCGSGGLIPALGLPGVGLVLRVEQQPHLPLLSTRAGIKVMVHGRNHTPFLGHHSFSIRPGTEATISIREDEVHRLGSPYGHCTGHGEGVEVELLHNTSYTRQACLVSCFQQLMVETCLCGYLLHPLPAGAEYCSSARHPAWGESCSLPPTLPAMSGWSRRASHMPLTPPQGHCFYRLYQDLETHRLPCTSRCPRPCRESAFKLSAGTSRWPSAKSAGWTLAALGEQGLPRQSHRQRRNLAKINVVYQELNYRSVEEAPVYSVPQLLSAMGSLCSLWFGASVLSLLELLELLLDASALTLLLGGRRLRRAWFSWPRASPASGASNIKPEASQMPTPAGGTSDDPGPSGPHLPRMMLPGVLARVSAEESWAGPQPLETLDT; this is encoded by the exons ATGGCTGAGCACCGAAGCATGGACGGGAGAACGGAAGCAGCCACACGGGGGGGCTCCCACCTCCAG GCTGCACCCCAGACGCCCCCCAGGCCGGGGCCACCATCAGCACCACCGCTGCCGCCCAAGGAGGGGCACCAGGAGGGGCTGGTGGAGCTGCCCGCCTCGTTCCAGGAGCTGCTCACCTTCTTCTGCACCAACGCCACCATCCACGGCGCCATCCGCCTGGTCTGCTCCCGCGGGAACCGCCTCAAGACGACGTCCTGGGGGCTGCTGTCCCTGGGAGCCCTGGTCGCGCTCTGCTGGCAGCTGGGGCTCCTCTTTGAGCGTCACTGGCACCGCCCAGTCCTCATGGCCGTCTCTGTGCACTCAGAGCGCAAGCTACTCCCACTGGTCACCCTGTGTGACGGGAACCCACGCCG GCCGAGTCCGGTCCTCCGCCATCTGGAGCTGCTGGACGAATTTGCCAGGGAGAACATTGACTCCCTGTACAATGTCAACTTCAGCAAAGGCAGAGCCACCCTCTCCGCCGCTGTCCCCCGCCACGAGCCCCGCTTCCACCTGGACCGGGAGATCCGTCTGCAGAGGCTGAGCCACTCGGGCAGCCGGGTCAGAGTGGGGTTCAGACTG tGCAACAGCACGGGGGGCGACTGCTTTTACCGCAGCTATGCATCAGGCGTGGCGGCCATCCAGGACTGGTACCACCTCCACTATGTGGATATCCTGGCCCTGCTGCCCGCGGTGTGGGAGGACAGCCACGGGAGCCAGGACGGCCGCTTCGTCCTCTCCTGCAGTTATGACGGCATGGACTGCCAGACCCG ACAGTTCCGGACCTTCCATCACCCCACCTACGGCAGCTGCTACACGGTTGATGGCGTCTGGACAGCTCAGCGCCCCGGCATCACCCACGGTGAGTGCCAGCCCCGGCCGGTGCGGGAGCAGGGGTGCGGGTCAGGTGGCCTCATACCagcccttggcctcccaggagTCGGCCTCGTCCTCAGGGTTGAGCAGCAGCCTCACCTCCCTCTGCTGTCCACGAGGGCCGGCATCAAGGTCATGGTTCATGGCCGTAACCACACGCCCTTCCTGGGGCACCACAGCTTCAGCATCCGGCCAGGGACGGAGGCCACCATCAGCATCCGAGAG GATGAGGTGCACCGGCTCGGGAGCCCCTACGGCCACTGCACGGGACACGGGGAAGGCGTGGAGGTGGAGCTGCTACACAACACCTCCTACACCAGGCAG GCCTGCCTGGTGTCCTGCTTCCAGCAGCTGATGGTGGAGACCTGCCTCTGTGGCTACCTCCTCCACCCTCTGCCGGCGGGGGCTGAGTACTGCAGCTCTGCCCGGCACCCTGCTTGGGGTGAGTCCTGCTCACTGCCTCCCACTCTGCCAGCCATGAGTGGGTGGTCACGGCGAGCCTCACACATGCCTCTGACCCCTCCCCAAGGACACTGCTTCTACCGCCTCTACCAGGACCTGGAGACCCACCGGCTCCCCTGTACGTCCCGCTGCCCCAGGCCCTGCAG GGAGTCTGCATTCAAGCTCTCCGCTGGGACCTCCAGGTGGCCTTCCGCCAAGTCAGCT GGCTGGACTCTAGCTGCGCTAGGTGAACAGGGGCTGCCACGTCAGAGCCACAGACAGAG GCGCAACCTGGCCAAAATCAACGTTGTCTACCAGGAGCTCAACTACCGCTCAGTGGAGGAGGCGCCGGTGTACTCG GTGCCGCAGCTGCTCTCGGCCATGGGCAGCCTCTGCAGCCTGTGGTTTGGGGCCTCCGTCCTCTCCCTCCTGGAGCTCCTGGAGCTGCTGCTCGATGCTTCTGCCCTCACCCTGCTGCTAGGCGGCCGCCGGCTCCGCAGGGCGTGGTTCTCCTGGCCCAGAGCCAGCCCTGCCTCAGGGGCGTCCAACATCAAGCCAGAGGCCAGTCAGATGCCCACGCCTGCAGGTGGGACGTCAGACGACCCGGGGCCCAGTGGGCCTCATCTCCCACGGATGATGCTTCCAGGGGTTCTGGCAAGAGTCTCAGCAGAAGAGAGTTGGGCTGGGCCCCAGCCCCTTGAGACTCTGGACACCTGA